One Lacunisphaera limnophila DNA window includes the following coding sequences:
- a CDS encoding DUF1365 domain-containing protein has translation MNSCLYECHVMHARFAPKAHRFVYRIFLFAFDLDELDTLHRKLRLFSWNHRNLYSFRDTDFLPTGEKLHNPGGEQPAAAINPPTPAASVARTLKQRVIAHLATQGVDLTGGRVLLVTLPRVMGYLFNPVSFYFCYDRAGSPVAALAEVTNTFKEMKPYVLGPDTRRDGAFTLRVPKHFYVSPFSDVDVAFDFTLRAPGERLAVQIDDYVGAQRTLTSTLAGPRQPLTDGRLAWFTLKYPLITLRVISLIHWHAFRLWLKKLPWFAKAARAADQRDLYRPHASLAVPVPSGAILSSPSLAPSPKA, from the coding sequence GTGAATTCCTGTCTCTACGAGTGCCATGTCATGCACGCCCGTTTTGCGCCCAAGGCGCACCGGTTCGTGTATCGCATTTTCCTCTTCGCCTTCGACCTCGACGAGCTCGACACCCTCCACCGCAAGCTGCGCCTGTTCTCCTGGAACCACCGCAACCTCTATTCCTTCCGCGACACCGATTTCCTCCCTACCGGTGAAAAACTGCATAACCCCGGTGGCGAACAACCCGCGGCCGCGATCAACCCGCCCACCCCCGCCGCCAGCGTGGCCCGCACCCTGAAGCAACGGGTGATCGCCCACCTCGCCACCCAAGGGGTCGATCTGACGGGTGGCCGCGTGCTGCTCGTCACCCTGCCTCGCGTGATGGGCTACCTCTTCAACCCCGTCTCGTTCTATTTCTGCTACGACCGCGCCGGCAGCCCCGTCGCCGCCCTCGCCGAGGTCACCAACACGTTCAAGGAAATGAAGCCCTACGTCCTCGGTCCGGATACCCGCCGTGACGGCGCCTTCACCTTGCGCGTCCCCAAGCATTTCTACGTCTCCCCGTTCAGTGACGTCGATGTCGCCTTCGACTTCACGCTCCGCGCCCCCGGCGAGCGTCTCGCCGTCCAGATCGACGACTACGTCGGCGCCCAGCGCACGCTGACCAGCACGCTCGCGGGCCCGCGTCAGCCGCTCACCGACGGACGCCTCGCCTGGTTCACGCTCAAATACCCGCTCATCACCCTGCGCGTGATCAGCCTTATCCACTGGCATGCTTTCCGCCTCTGGCTGAAAAAACTGCCTTGGTTCGCCAAGGCCGCCCGTGCCGCCGACCAGCGCGATCTTTATCGACCGCATGCCTCGCTGGCGGTGCCGGTCCCGTCCGGCGCCATCCTTTCCTCCCCGTCCCTCGCCCCTTCGCCCAAAGCATGA